A single Macaca fascicularis isolate 582-1 chromosome 13, T2T-MFA8v1.1 DNA region contains:
- the LOC141408347 gene encoding uncharacterized protein, protein MEGSRKERNHAARLPPRPTDFRGPCRRCFCCCSVAGGAIDTAGASTRPLPPLPQPSPNFVELKKKWNEGANLWSHKLQGKEKPSRGITFIPDAPNIISLQGKLVFIPSLLLR, encoded by the exons ATGGAAGgcagcagaaaagagagaaatcacGCCGCTCGCCTTCCCCCCCGGCCAACAGACTTCCGCGGG ccctgtcgccgctgcttctgctgctgctccGTGGCAGGAGGAGCCATTGACACCGCCGGAGCCTCCACTCGCCCA CTTCCCCCTCTACCCCAGCCTTCACCCAATTTTGTTGAgctgaaaaaaaagtggaacgAGGGAGCCAATCTTTG gtcCCACAAactacaaggaaaagaaaaaccctcaAGAGGAATTACCTTTATACCTGATGCCCCCAACATAATCTCTCTTCAAGGGAAACTTGTTTTTATTCCCTCGCTTCTGTTACGATGA